One segment of Candidatus Endomicrobium procryptotermitis DNA contains the following:
- a CDS encoding toxin-antitoxin system YwqK family antitoxin has translation MKKIFSFLCIIFFTAFLHAEKHPLSKEIFFSSSVFITAKKNSKPYSGIADKFYSDGQHEMSGFFINGKAYGTLIGYYPDGTLHYTMPCYKGNPDGKVKIYNKDGVLEYEFNFNRGVAQGTAKKYYFNGRLKSKANYRDNKLDGLEIVYDKNGKIESKTTYSNGLVHGKSVHYHKNGKIASETKFINGKAEGELKTYFKSGEIASKADLKNNLLNGKAIIFEKGSGYFIDLTCRDGNIIKGYFVNESGKKKVLRKSQINKCYRNLSVETYTNKTDFFVFYKDLK, from the coding sequence TTGAAAAAAATTTTTTCGTTTTTATGTATTATTTTTTTTACGGCTTTTTTACATGCCGAGAAACATCCTTTATCAAAAGAAATTTTTTTCAGCAGCAGCGTATTCATAACGGCAAAAAAAAATTCAAAACCATACAGCGGCATTGCGGACAAGTTTTATTCAGACGGACAGCACGAAATGTCCGGGTTCTTCATTAACGGGAAAGCTTATGGCACCTTAATAGGCTATTATCCCGATGGAACTCTTCATTATACCATGCCGTGTTACAAAGGAAATCCCGATGGGAAAGTAAAAATTTATAATAAAGACGGGGTTCTTGAATATGAATTTAATTTCAATCGGGGAGTCGCGCAGGGAACGGCAAAAAAATACTATTTTAACGGACGATTAAAATCCAAAGCGAATTATAGAGACAACAAACTTGATGGCCTTGAAATAGTTTATGATAAAAATGGAAAAATTGAAAGTAAGACCACTTATTCAAACGGATTAGTACACGGCAAGTCCGTACATTATCATAAAAATGGGAAAATAGCTTCGGAAACAAAATTTATTAACGGGAAAGCCGAAGGAGAGTTAAAAACTTATTTCAAAAGCGGGGAAATAGCATCTAAGGCAGACTTAAAAAATAACCTTCTTAACGGGAAAGCCATAATTTTTGAAAAAGGCAGTGGTTATTTTATAGATCTTACATGCAGAGACGGCAATATAATCAAGGGTTATTTTGTTAACGAGTCAGGCAAAAAAAAAGTTTTAAGAAAATCGCAGATCAATAAATGTTACCGAAATTTATCCGTTGAAACATATACAAATAAAACGGATTTTTTTGTATTTTACAAAGATTTAAAATAG
- a CDS encoding N-6 DNA methylase: MDLIAEGLKKGLISFDDEKERRFITYIFQNNKKRLFTNPEEAIQAESYLKLIFKYHYKPQRIKLYVPVKMGTLTKEADIVVYNDDECMQPYILVECKHQEITELEFQAAIKQAYSYAFALPNDIKYIWITSRIRNEYFKVDKQKQSRITQPDIPQSGVKKLTNYKYVYNAAKMKHGEGSQQFEDLSIISQDELTKRFKQAHDALWGGGQLNPSEAFDELDKLIFCKIWDERKGRAAGTPYDFQIITADKEEIKSYKKLSEKELEQAIRNKENELLAKRIFCLYEEGRKKDPEVFRDNIRLSPEKIRTVVGYLESVNLGETDLDAKGRAFETFMDSFFRGNFGQYFTPRPIVKFITDVLPITNDSKVLDTSCGSGGFLLYCLDKVRKAANKLYPEFKTDISESKKHYKYWHVFAEKNLFGIEINEQISRAAKMNMIIHDDGHTNVISADGLLSPKKLEEISGNKGFKYNNFDFIVTNPPFGSIVRLTERAYLKEYKLGKKEEYWLALKAENEEKLERQNQSTEVLFIEQSHKFLKEGGYLGIVIPDGILTNSSLQYVRNLIEDWFRIIAVVSMPQTAFASTGAGVKSSVLFLRKWTKEETDTIEQQKTALQAKIKLKNKYLEKIESLNNEKKEVLKEHKGFENKTGKTNKKDIEKTEEFKAWKIEINESRIQQINDVKEELNDLYQKEKAKTLADYPIFMAIAEEIGYDAAGRKTTANELDIIGQELKKFIEAVENGRI, translated from the coding sequence ATGGATTTAATTGCTGAAGGGTTAAAAAAAGGTTTAATCTCTTTTGACGATGAAAAAGAAAGGAGATTTATTACATATATTTTTCAAAACAACAAAAAACGACTCTTCACAAATCCTGAAGAAGCAATACAAGCAGAATCTTATTTAAAACTGATTTTTAAATATCATTATAAGCCTCAACGTATTAAATTATATGTTCCGGTAAAAATGGGAACTCTAACTAAAGAAGCAGACATCGTTGTTTATAATGACGACGAATGCATGCAGCCATATATTTTAGTCGAATGCAAGCATCAAGAAATCACAGAACTTGAATTTCAGGCAGCCATTAAGCAAGCTTACAGCTATGCATTTGCCCTGCCTAATGATATTAAATATATATGGATAACTTCCAGAATACGTAATGAATATTTTAAGGTTGACAAACAAAAACAATCCCGTATAACTCAACCGGATATTCCGCAGTCCGGAGTAAAAAAACTGACAAACTACAAATATGTTTATAATGCTGCGAAAATGAAACACGGAGAAGGATCCCAACAATTTGAAGATTTGTCCATTATTTCGCAGGATGAACTTACAAAGAGATTTAAGCAGGCGCATGATGCTCTTTGGGGAGGAGGACAACTAAATCCTTCTGAAGCTTTTGATGAACTTGATAAGCTTATTTTCTGTAAAATATGGGATGAACGTAAAGGCAGAGCCGCTGGAACGCCTTATGATTTCCAAATAATTACGGCTGATAAAGAAGAAATAAAAAGTTATAAAAAATTAAGTGAAAAAGAGCTTGAACAAGCAATAAGAAATAAAGAAAATGAATTATTGGCTAAAAGGATATTTTGTCTTTATGAAGAAGGGCGCAAAAAAGATCCTGAGGTTTTTCGTGATAATATAAGGCTTTCACCTGAGAAAATTCGAACTGTAGTAGGTTATCTTGAAAGCGTTAATTTAGGTGAGACAGACCTTGATGCGAAAGGCCGCGCTTTTGAAACTTTTATGGACTCTTTTTTTCGCGGTAATTTTGGGCAGTATTTTACGCCGCGTCCTATAGTAAAGTTTATTACTGATGTTCTTCCTATTACAAACGATTCAAAAGTACTGGACACTTCATGTGGAAGCGGCGGTTTCTTACTCTATTGTCTGGATAAAGTCCGCAAAGCGGCAAATAAATTGTATCCTGAGTTTAAAACAGACATTTCTGAAAGTAAAAAACATTACAAATACTGGCATGTTTTTGCTGAAAAAAACCTTTTCGGAATTGAAATAAACGAACAGATTTCCCGTGCCGCAAAAATGAATATGATAATACACGATGACGGTCACACCAATGTAATAAGTGCGGACGGATTGCTTTCTCCTAAAAAACTTGAAGAAATAAGCGGAAATAAAGGTTTTAAATATAATAATTTTGATTTTATAGTTACAAATCCGCCTTTTGGCAGCATAGTAAGACTTACAGAAAGAGCATACTTAAAAGAATATAAATTAGGTAAAAAAGAAGAATACTGGCTTGCGCTTAAAGCTGAAAATGAAGAAAAACTTGAAAGACAAAACCAAAGCACTGAAGTTTTGTTTATTGAGCAGTCTCATAAATTTTTAAAAGAAGGCGGTTATTTGGGTATCGTAATCCCTGATGGGATTCTTACAAACAGCAGCTTGCAATATGTGCGAAACCTTATAGAAGACTGGTTTAGGATTATTGCAGTTGTCTCAATGCCGCAAACCGCTTTTGCTTCTACAGGCGCCGGTGTTAAGAGTTCTGTTTTATTTTTAAGAAAATGGACAAAAGAGGAAACGGATACTATAGAGCAGCAAAAGACAGCATTACAGGCAAAGATAAAGCTGAAAAATAAGTATTTAGAAAAAATCGAATCTCTCAACAATGAAAAAAAAGAAGTTTTAAAAGAGCATAAAGGTTTTGAAAATAAAACAGGAAAAACAAATAAAAAAGATATAGAAAAAACTGAAGAATTTAAGGCATGGAAAATAGAAATCAATGAAAGCCGCATTCAACAAATCAATGATGTAAAAGAAGAGTTAAACGATTTATACCAGAAGGAAAAAGCCAAAACACTTGCCGACTATCCTATATTTATGGCAATAGCCGAAGAGATAGGCTATGATGCCGCAGGAAGAAAAACGACTGCTAACGAACTTGATATTATAGGACAGGAGCTTAAAAAATTCATCGAAGCGGTTGAAAATGGAAGAATATAA
- the dnaN gene encoding DNA polymerase III subunit beta: MKINCGKDELIKGVLTVLPVVSSKSTLPVLSNFLLETEVDKIKLSSTDLEIAVKCHIKGEIIQEGGITVPAKRFADIIKELSSDDDIEIQADETNQINIKSGKSRFTLMGISKSEYPVIPEFPKENNFTIKKDIFASMLRKTVFAVSKDSQRYVLNGVYFVIEENALKMVATDGRRLAYIMTDGLDIKIKSKVIIPTKAVTDILRLISAADVKIENVKIGITENQCAVEIGGIIFLSTLIEGIFPNYEQVIPKKAESKIKLSVKDTLSAVKQMALLTNDKLSSDRTAAVKFYLGMNVLRISASTAGLGSGEVEVDIDYKGEPIEINFNPNFIKEVLQNIDEDFTNFEFMNALNPATLIPEQDKNYICVVMPMRV; this comes from the coding sequence ATGAAAATAAATTGTGGAAAAGACGAACTTATAAAAGGAGTTCTAACAGTGCTGCCGGTGGTATCTTCAAAAAGCACTTTACCTGTATTGTCAAATTTTTTGCTTGAAACCGAAGTCGATAAAATAAAACTTTCATCCACTGACCTTGAAATAGCCGTAAAATGTCATATTAAAGGCGAAATAATTCAGGAAGGCGGCATAACTGTTCCCGCAAAAAGGTTTGCCGACATAATAAAAGAACTTTCATCAGATGATGATATAGAAATACAAGCTGATGAGACCAATCAGATAAATATAAAATCTGGCAAATCAAGATTTACGCTTATGGGAATTTCAAAATCAGAATATCCAGTTATACCTGAATTTCCCAAAGAAAATAACTTTACCATCAAGAAAGATATTTTTGCTTCAATGCTTAGAAAAACCGTTTTTGCCGTATCAAAAGATTCACAGAGATACGTGTTAAACGGAGTTTATTTTGTAATTGAAGAAAACGCTTTAAAAATGGTGGCAACCGATGGCAGAAGACTTGCTTATATTATGACCGATGGTTTAGATATAAAAATAAAAAGTAAAGTGATAATACCCACAAAGGCCGTAACCGATATTTTGAGATTAATATCTGCTGCAGACGTTAAAATCGAAAACGTAAAAATTGGTATTACAGAAAACCAATGCGCCGTGGAAATAGGCGGCATAATATTTCTTTCGACTTTAATAGAGGGTATTTTTCCTAATTACGAACAAGTGATTCCCAAGAAGGCTGAATCGAAAATAAAATTAAGCGTAAAAGACACTTTAAGCGCTGTAAAACAAATGGCTTTGCTTACTAACGATAAGCTTTCTTCAGACAGAACCGCCGCAGTAAAATTTTATCTTGGCATGAACGTATTAAGAATTTCGGCTTCGACCGCAGGACTTGGTTCTGGAGAAGTTGAAGTTGATATCGACTATAAAGGTGAACCCATTGAAATAAATTTCAATCCGAATTTCATAAAAGAAGTTTTACAAAATATTGATGAAGATTTTACAAATTTTGAGTTTATGAACGCCCTAAATCCCGCCACGCTTATTCCGGAACAGGATAAAAATTATATCTGCGTCGTAATGCCCATGAGAGTGTAA
- the dnaA gene encoding chromosomal replication initiator protein DnaA, protein MNNSISDLWKKVVDNINLLVSQEAYNLWIAPLKPLSLENNIFTVAVPNVYFSQWIETHQQKNIEKTLSEQTGQQIILELKPQLDLTPILAKVEKTPAPADISAAISQKDQINTKYVFNRFVIGSSNRFAHGCSESVAKNPGKQFNPLFIYGGVGLGKTHLLHAIGNYIKQSNPRLRMLYTTAEKFTTEFIESLRFDKMTSFKSKYRSLDCLLIDDIQFLVGKESSQEEFFYIFNSLYDSRKQVVISSDRPPKELEKVEERLISRFEWGVIADIQPPDLETRIAILRKKAEDEKLYVPDDVILYIATHVKSNIRELEGSLLRITAFSAFTGTPLTVDSVEKILKDIIVGSAEMKITIENIKKVVANEFNIDLRDMKSKRRTDAIAFPRQIAMYLARTMTDEFSTNDIGDAFGGRDHTTVMHACNKIKEKMNSDPYFNAKLNQIIKKIRLAEE, encoded by the coding sequence ATGAATAATTCAATATCTGATTTATGGAAAAAGGTTGTGGATAACATTAACCTTTTAGTCTCTCAAGAAGCTTACAATTTATGGATTGCACCGCTAAAACCGCTTTCTTTAGAAAATAATATTTTTACCGTTGCAGTGCCAAATGTTTATTTTTCGCAATGGATTGAAACTCATCAGCAAAAAAATATCGAAAAAACTTTGTCAGAACAAACTGGACAACAAATTATTCTTGAATTAAAACCTCAGCTGGATTTAACACCAATTTTGGCAAAAGTTGAAAAAACTCCTGCACCGGCGGATATTTCCGCTGCGATTTCACAAAAAGATCAAATCAACACGAAATATGTATTTAACCGTTTTGTCATTGGGTCTTCCAACAGATTTGCACACGGATGTTCGGAGTCGGTTGCAAAAAATCCCGGAAAACAATTTAATCCTCTTTTTATTTACGGCGGCGTGGGTTTAGGGAAAACACATTTGCTGCATGCTATAGGAAATTATATAAAGCAGTCAAATCCCCGGTTGCGCATGCTTTATACTACCGCTGAAAAGTTTACAACGGAATTTATTGAATCGCTGAGATTTGATAAAATGACATCATTTAAAAGCAAATACAGAAGTTTGGACTGTCTTTTGATAGATGATATACAGTTTTTGGTGGGAAAAGAAAGTTCTCAGGAAGAATTTTTCTATATATTCAATTCTCTTTACGATTCAAGAAAACAGGTTGTTATTTCTTCGGACAGGCCGCCAAAAGAACTTGAAAAAGTCGAAGAAAGGCTTATTTCCCGCTTTGAATGGGGTGTTATAGCTGACATTCAGCCGCCGGATTTGGAAACAAGAATTGCAATTTTGCGCAAAAAAGCGGAAGATGAAAAATTATATGTTCCCGATGATGTTATTTTGTACATTGCCACGCATGTAAAATCCAACATTAGAGAACTTGAAGGTTCGCTGCTTCGCATAACGGCTTTTTCAGCTTTCACAGGCACACCTCTTACTGTTGATTCGGTAGAAAAAATATTAAAAGATATCATCGTTGGTTCTGCCGAGATGAAAATTACAATAGAAAATATTAAAAAAGTGGTGGCAAATGAGTTCAATATAGATTTGAGAGACATGAAATCTAAACGCAGAACCGACGCAATCGCTTTTCCAAGGCAGATAGCCATGTATTTAGCGCGTACGATGACCGACGAATTTTCCACAAACGATATAGGCGATGCTTTCGGCGGAAGAGATCATACTACGGTAATGCATGCCTGTAATAAAATAAAAGAAAAAATGAATTCCGACCCATATTTCAATGCAAAACTTAATCAGATTATCAAAAAGATAAGGCTTGCCGAAGAATAA
- the mnmE gene encoding tRNA uridine-5-carboxymethylaminomethyl(34) synthesis GTPase MnmE: MKYLSEDTITALSTAAGQSAIAVIRVSGNQSFEIVQKLFHPSSNFEKQVKHGYIFDGNDKVDETLCTFFKAPATYTGENLVEISVHGNPVIINKILNILYKNGVRAAAPGEFTYRAFINGKKDLAEAEAVCALITSKTEIAAKAALNNVAGEFSNKVIKIKDSIIDLLAYLEASLDYPEDDIPFMNTEQKQEMIVSAINENKKLLDSYKISKTLQKGLKAAIIGKPNSGKSSLLNAILGKNRAIVTEIAGTTTDTIEETIDCRGIPLTIIDTAGLRSHTNSSIEVLGQERSKEAANKSDILIWTFDSSLELDKNDIIIAQYLNTLCLNSYIIGVLNKCDLPTKINEKDIRDLGNFNIFLNVSTISGLGIAAIMDTIASYAGISDLNNEYLLINSRYFALLTEVQNSIEKAKKIVDSNGEDEIACFEIRNAVTALEDILGINTPHDILDTIFKNFCIGK; this comes from the coding sequence ATGAAATATTTAAGCGAAGATACCATAACTGCGCTTTCGACAGCCGCAGGGCAATCAGCAATCGCCGTAATACGTGTTAGCGGAAATCAAAGTTTTGAAATCGTACAAAAACTTTTTCATCCTTCTTCTAATTTTGAAAAGCAGGTAAAGCATGGATATATTTTTGACGGAAATGATAAAGTCGATGAAACGCTTTGCACTTTTTTTAAAGCGCCTGCAACTTATACGGGCGAAAATCTGGTCGAAATATCCGTACACGGCAATCCTGTAATAATCAACAAAATTTTAAATATTTTATACAAAAATGGCGTGCGGGCAGCTGCGCCTGGAGAGTTTACTTATAGAGCTTTTATAAATGGGAAAAAAGATCTTGCTGAAGCAGAAGCGGTTTGCGCTTTAATAACAAGTAAAACTGAAATTGCCGCAAAAGCGGCTTTAAATAATGTTGCGGGCGAATTTTCAAATAAAGTCATAAAAATTAAAGATTCTATTATAGATTTGCTCGCTTATCTTGAAGCTTCTTTAGATTATCCAGAAGACGATATTCCATTTATGAATACCGAACAGAAACAAGAAATGATAGTTTCGGCAATAAATGAAAATAAAAAGCTGCTTGACAGCTATAAAATAAGCAAAACTCTTCAAAAGGGGTTAAAAGCCGCCATTATAGGAAAACCTAATTCCGGTAAATCTTCACTTCTTAATGCAATTTTAGGTAAAAACCGCGCCATAGTAACTGAAATTGCAGGAACTACAACCGATACAATTGAAGAAACCATAGATTGCCGCGGCATACCGCTTACAATAATAGATACTGCGGGTTTAAGAAGTCATACAAACAGTTCTATTGAAGTTTTAGGTCAGGAACGGTCAAAAGAAGCAGCAAATAAATCCGATATTTTGATATGGACTTTTGATTCTTCTTTAGAATTGGATAAAAATGATATTATAATTGCACAATATTTGAACACATTATGTTTAAACTCATATATAATAGGTGTACTTAATAAGTGCGACCTGCCCACTAAAATTAATGAAAAAGATATAAGAGATTTAGGAAATTTTAATATATTTTTAAATGTTTCAACTATATCTGGTTTAGGCATTGCGGCAATTATGGATACTATTGCAAGCTATGCCGGAATTTCGGATTTAAATAATGAATATTTGCTTATAAATTCAAGGTATTTCGCTCTTTTAACTGAAGTGCAAAACAGCATTGAAAAAGCTAAAAAAATTGTGGATTCAAACGGCGAAGATGAAATTGCCTGTTTTGAAATTAGAAATGCCGTAACAGCCCTTGAAGACATTTTGGGAATAAATACACCACACGATATTCTGGATACTATTTTCAAAAACTTTTGTATCGGGAAATGA
- the rsmA gene encoding 16S rRNA (adenine(1518)-N(6)/adenine(1519)-N(6))-dimethyltransferase RsmA: MRQKHGQNFLIDKNIANNIVRAAQFNFSDEVIEIGPGKGILTKIIQTQVKHLTAVEIDANLLAVLRHYFNFHNAQNIELINADFLKYEIPDKILKFISNLPYNVGTAIIQKILPLKNWTSCIFMLQKETVNRLAAKQGTSDYGYISIFTQYYADAEILFDVSPKCFNPPPKVISSVIKLTNKNLQKPEPLFFEFIKHAFSMRRKTILNALSSFKNLEKNQAKKILTTCNFDSFLRPDKFSISDFFCLTTEIKKYIILQ; this comes from the coding sequence ATGCGTCAAAAACATGGGCAGAATTTTTTAATTGATAAAAATATCGCAAATAATATTGTGCGGGCAGCTCAATTTAATTTTTCAGATGAAGTCATTGAAATTGGACCGGGAAAAGGAATTCTTACAAAAATCATACAGACGCAAGTGAAACATTTGACTGCCGTTGAAATAGATGCAAATCTTCTTGCAGTGCTGCGCCATTATTTTAATTTCCATAATGCGCAAAATATCGAGCTTATAAATGCAGACTTTTTGAAATACGAAATTCCTGATAAAATTTTAAAGTTTATATCAAATCTACCGTATAATGTTGGAACGGCAATCATTCAAAAAATTCTTCCTTTAAAAAATTGGACTTCCTGCATTTTTATGCTGCAAAAAGAAACAGTAAACAGGCTTGCCGCAAAACAAGGCACAAGCGATTATGGATATATTTCGATTTTTACACAATATTATGCGGATGCTGAAATTTTATTTGACGTTTCTCCGAAATGTTTTAACCCTCCGCCAAAAGTAATCTCTTCTGTTATAAAACTCACAAACAAAAATCTGCAAAAGCCCGAACCGCTTTTTTTTGAATTTATAAAACACGCTTTTTCAATGCGCAGAAAAACAATTTTAAATGCTCTTTCTTCATTTAAAAATTTAGAAAAAAACCAAGCAAAAAAAATCTTAACAACATGTAATTTCGATTCGTTTTTAAGGCCTGATAAATTTTCTATTTCGGATTTTTTTTGCTTGACTACTGAAATCAAAAAATATATAATTTTGCAATAA
- a CDS encoding porin family protein — protein sequence MIKKGLLAFSLLFLFSAAAFSDTARPYIGFKGAVSFIESNFDLGYYYDYHRRHYYNNYYYEDRYYDKSTDTVFAGSAALGVKVLKYTRFEVEYTHRTEAKQSYRWFPDIKQEFDSFMANVFFDLDMTPSFVPYMGFGLGLTHVEDKIFYTGTKKQKSDDCFSASIDFGISFVLTKHLNLDVGCRVIYLGASDIEYEDYYMYAVDLYSGLRLTI from the coding sequence ATGATTAAAAAAGGATTATTGGCATTTTCGCTGTTGTTTTTGTTTTCGGCAGCCGCCTTTTCAGATACGGCAAGACCGTATATAGGTTTTAAAGGCGCTGTTTCTTTTATTGAATCAAACTTCGATTTAGGATATTATTATGATTACCATCGCAGGCATTATTATAACAATTATTATTACGAAGACAGATATTATGATAAAAGTACCGACACAGTTTTTGCCGGTTCGGCGGCTTTAGGCGTGAAAGTCCTAAAATATACGAGATTTGAGGTTGAATATACGCACAGAACAGAAGCAAAACAAAGTTACAGGTGGTTTCCAGATATTAAACAAGAATTTGATTCGTTTATGGCAAACGTTTTTTTCGATCTTGACATGACTCCCTCATTTGTTCCGTATATGGGATTCGGGCTGGGGCTGACACATGTCGAAGATAAAATTTTTTATACGGGAACAAAAAAACAAAAATCTGACGACTGTTTTTCCGCAAGCATCGATTTTGGAATATCGTTTGTTCTTACAAAACATTTAAACTTAGATGTCGGATGCAGAGTAATATATTTAGGCGCCTCTGACATCGAATATGAAGATTATTATATGTATGCGGTAGATTTATATTCTGGTCTGAGATTGACAATTTAA
- a CDS encoding restriction endonuclease subunit S, producing MEEYKLSNNINSDKIFITRFSELAGRLDPYYYKPEFVKLEKQLNTISFKTFHDYISDISSGATPNKSESESYYTNRSDGVPFLRVQNIIGGELVLQDCIYINKNTHSTMLKRSQVHEDNLIVTITGRIASAAVAPKNFQGNTNQHSVVIKTANRKISEFLAAFLNSNIGQKLALRRAAGGTRPALDYKALFSIPIVYNEAVIDVMNNAYTQKKEKEAQAKALSANIADYLLKELGITLPKFNNSLKNRIFITNFSEISGKRWDSFAVFNINFKIDGGKFKNYNLNSLAHLTKGESITSDKIIEGMYPVVAGGQVSPYSHNTYNYGGNVITISASGAYAGYVWYHSNPIFASDCTVIYSRDEQCISTIFLYEILKLKQKEIYHLQQGAGQPHVYAKDLKNIQIPIPPMEKQKELSSNIQKIRNEAKKLQEEAQEILENAKKEVEFIILGKKKI from the coding sequence ATGGAAGAATATAAACTGTCAAATAATATCAATTCAGATAAAATTTTTATAACACGCTTTTCAGAGTTGGCGGGGAGATTAGACCCTTATTATTACAAACCTGAATTTGTGAAGCTTGAAAAGCAGCTAAATACAATTTCTTTTAAAACATTTCATGACTATATTTCAGATATATCAAGTGGAGCAACTCCAAATAAATCTGAAAGTGAATCATATTACACAAACAGATCCGATGGAGTTCCATTTTTGAGAGTTCAAAATATTATTGGTGGAGAACTAGTTTTGCAGGATTGTATTTATATTAATAAAAACACTCACTCAACTATGTTAAAGAGAAGTCAAGTTCATGAAGATAATTTAATTGTGACGATTACCGGCAGAATAGCCAGTGCTGCTGTAGCTCCAAAAAATTTTCAAGGAAACACAAATCAACACTCTGTAGTTATTAAAACAGCAAACAGAAAAATTAGTGAATTTTTAGCTGCTTTTTTAAACTCAAACATAGGACAAAAACTCGCATTAAGAAGAGCAGCAGGAGGGACGAGGCCGGCACTAGATTATAAAGCGCTTTTTAGTATTCCTATAGTTTACAATGAAGCAGTAATAGATGTGATGAATAATGCTTATACTCAAAAAAAAGAAAAAGAAGCGCAGGCAAAGGCTCTGTCAGCAAATATTGCTGATTATCTGCTTAAAGAATTAGGTATAACATTGCCAAAATTTAATAACAGTTTAAAAAATAGAATTTTTATTACTAATTTTAGTGAAATATCAGGAAAGAGATGGGATTCTTTTGCTGTTTTTAATATAAATTTTAAAATTGATGGCGGAAAATTCAAAAATTATAACTTAAATAGTCTTGCACACCTTACTAAGGGAGAGAGTATAACTTCTGATAAAATTATTGAAGGGATGTATCCTGTAGTAGCTGGTGGACAAGTAAGCCCGTATTCTCATAATACTTATAATTACGGCGGTAATGTTATTACCATTAGTGCCTCTGGTGCATATGCAGGATATGTCTGGTATCACTCCAATCCTATTTTTGCTTCCGATTGTACTGTTATATATTCTAGAGATGAACAATGCATATCTACAATATTTTTATATGAAATATTAAAACTAAAACAAAAAGAAATATATCATTTACAACAAGGTGCCGGACAGCCTCATGTATATGCAAAAGATTTGAAAAACATCCAAATCCCCATTCCTCCCATGGAAAAACAAAAAGAACTTTCTTCAAACATACAAAAAATAAGGAATGAAGCAAAGAAATTGCAGGAAGAAGCTCAGGAAATACTTGAAAACGCTAAAAAAGAAGTTGAATTCATTATTCTTGGAAAAAAGAAAATATAA